One genomic region from Candidatus Caldarchaeum subterraneum encodes:
- a CDS encoding small subunit ribosomal protein S2, producing the protein MTMSAEQEAEILEQLVKYNVHVGSRIKVKHMEPYIFRMRYDGVYLFEVKKILTRLNLAAKLISYYDPSEVLAVSTHVFGMKAVQKFAELTGGMAMAGKMMAGMLTNRTLKNYTEPSIVIISDPRYDAQALEEAAIARIPVIAMCSTDNTCSNVDLVIPMNNRSRTSLPYAFWYLARRVLEERGQLTPDFDALVKPEDFMALPSSAETE; encoded by the coding sequence ATACAACGTTCACGTTGGTTCGCGTATCAAGGTAAAGCACATGGAGCCCTACATCTTCAGGATGAGATACGACGGCGTCTACCTTTTCGAGGTCAAGAAGATTCTTACGCGGCTCAACCTCGCCGCCAAGCTGATATCATACTACGACCCCAGTGAGGTGCTTGCTGTCTCGACACACGTCTTCGGCATGAAGGCTGTTCAGAAGTTTGCGGAGTTGACTGGTGGCATGGCTATGGCGGGAAAGATGATGGCCGGCATGCTCACCAACAGAACGCTGAAAAACTACACCGAGCCCTCTATCGTGATTATCTCCGACCCCCGCTATGATGCACAGGCCCTCGAAGAGGCAGCAATAGCACGCATTCCCGTGATAGCCATGTGCAGCACAGACAACACATGCTCAAACGTCGACCTCGTGATACCTATGAACAACCGTAGCAGAACATCCCTTCCCTATGCCTTCTGGTATTTGGCGAGACGTGTGCTCGAGGAGAGGGGCCAGCTTACACCCGATTTCGACGCCTTGGTGAAGCCCGAGGACTTTATGGCGCTTCCCAGCTCCGCTGAAACAGAGTAG
- a CDS encoding PilT protein domain protein, whose protein sequence is MKEIVYLDTSAIVKRYVDDPGSEFVRSLYRKAYTGEIKLASSIWNVGEMLGVLDKAYAVGRINGGDHVAARRRFLNELNRQTRFGTLTIIHLRVSILINSWQLIEKHHIYQADALQITSAKYVSADQIVVADKKLYDVALREGLKAVYVG, encoded by the coding sequence ATGAAAGAAATAGTTTATCTGGACACTAGCGCCATCGTCAAGCGATACGTGGATGATCCTGGTAGCGAATTTGTTAGGTCCCTGTATAGAAAAGCTTACACCGGCGAGATAAAGCTTGCATCAAGTATATGGAATGTGGGCGAGATGTTGGGGGTTCTTGATAAAGCCTATGCAGTTGGTAGGATAAATGGAGGAGACCATGTCGCAGCTAGAAGAAGATTTTTGAACGAGCTAAACAGGCAGACGAGGTTCGGCACCCTAACCATAATTCATCTAAGAGTCTCCATACTGATAAACTCATGGCAGCTAATTGAGAAACATCATATCTACCAAGCTGATGCGCTACAGATAACGTCGGCGAAATATGTATCCGCGGACCAAATAGTGGTTGCTGACAAGAAGCTATATGATGTCGCCTTGAGAGAAGGGTTGAAGGCGGTTTACGTGGGGTGA
- a CDS encoding DNA polymerase I, translating into MLVCVDGFLLDVWCRDDGVVAWVRRRSGVVRVVVGWWPRLYFAGPLDVLAEVERVLGERYVVRRVVKKVLGAGVVEALEAETPPSEKRFLADFVEERWGCRGIRVYNVDLPPAQEFLYSHGLATTAAVEEKDGRLYAAEDLGNLFYDISFLHVAYLEATVASSTPFPRFIHPLKNVKVVCGGEEIVLDGDEEKVLMELVHVLDEFDVDVVVTYGGDSFLMPYLRYRARVNNVELRLGREEDPRGRSRGFSYMSYGRVYHSYSGYRLRGRLHIDADNSMLYRETGLHGVVEVARVAKLPVQDAARYTIGRCMTSLQYHQAFLNDVLIPVECGRPTCMTGKELLRADRGGWILDHQPGVYWNVGELDFHSLYPMLMLKHNISGETVNCRCCSGDDIPELGYHVCGKWRGIVPRAIEEPLRRRLEYKRLYQEGGDKVYKARADALKWILVTSFGYLGYRKAKFGSREAHMAVCALARDTLLRSVKLAEEHGFKVLHGIVDCLWIWRRDASEEDYRAFGEALEKRLGLPVGYEGTFKWIAFLDSRTSPGRPVNNRYFGAYVDGRIKCRGVEARRRDTPPLVRRMQQELLTKLAEVCSPRDVPQKLEECHEIFKRYLRMVYLGSVGVEELAVTRSVSGPVESYGRRIKHVEAAKMLKQMGASVSPGQSVSYVVKHGAGVPLQLIRGRDYDEEYYVEFLRRGYETVVSPFSTLFQRSWEAP; encoded by the coding sequence TTGCTTGTTTGTGTGGATGGGTTTCTTCTCGATGTTTGGTGTCGTGACGATGGCGTGGTGGCTTGGGTTAGGCGGAGGTCTGGTGTTGTGCGGGTGGTTGTTGGGTGGTGGCCACGGCTCTACTTTGCGGGGCCTCTTGATGTTTTAGCAGAGGTTGAGAGGGTTCTTGGGGAGCGTTATGTGGTTAGACGGGTTGTGAAAAAGGTTCTGGGGGCTGGGGTGGTTGAAGCCTTGGAGGCGGAGACGCCGCCTTCGGAGAAGCGTTTTCTCGCCGACTTTGTCGAGGAGAGGTGGGGGTGCCGTGGGATACGTGTCTACAACGTGGACCTCCCGCCTGCGCAGGAGTTTCTCTACAGCCACGGACTCGCTACGACAGCCGCTGTCGAGGAGAAGGACGGCAGGCTGTATGCGGCCGAGGACCTCGGCAACCTCTTCTACGACATCTCCTTTCTCCATGTTGCTTATCTCGAGGCCACTGTAGCTTCGTCGACGCCTTTTCCACGTTTCATCCATCCCCTCAAAAACGTGAAAGTTGTCTGCGGCGGTGAGGAGATTGTTCTCGACGGTGATGAGGAGAAGGTTCTCATGGAGCTGGTGCATGTTCTCGATGAGTTTGATGTGGATGTGGTTGTCACATATGGCGGCGACTCGTTTCTCATGCCCTATCTCCGCTACAGGGCCCGTGTCAACAACGTGGAGCTTCGGCTGGGCCGTGAAGAGGACCCGCGTGGCAGGAGCAGGGGCTTCTCCTACATGAGCTATGGAAGAGTTTACCACAGCTACTCAGGCTACAGACTCCGCGGAAGACTTCACATAGATGCGGATAACTCGATGCTTTACAGGGAGACGGGTCTTCACGGGGTTGTGGAAGTGGCGCGTGTCGCCAAGCTGCCTGTGCAGGATGCGGCGCGATACACCATCGGCCGCTGCATGACCTCGCTCCAGTATCATCAAGCTTTTCTCAACGATGTGTTGATACCTGTTGAATGCGGCAGGCCCACGTGCATGACTGGGAAGGAGCTTCTAAGAGCTGATAGGGGAGGGTGGATACTCGACCATCAGCCCGGTGTTTACTGGAATGTCGGGGAGCTGGATTTCCACAGCCTCTACCCCATGCTCATGCTGAAGCACAACATCAGCGGCGAGACCGTGAACTGTCGATGCTGCAGCGGCGACGACATACCGGAGCTCGGCTACCACGTCTGCGGAAAATGGCGGGGCATAGTGCCACGGGCCATCGAAGAGCCTCTTCGTCGGCGGCTCGAGTACAAGAGGCTTTACCAAGAAGGGGGTGACAAGGTCTACAAGGCTAGGGCCGATGCGTTGAAGTGGATACTTGTAACATCGTTCGGCTATCTCGGCTACAGGAAAGCGAAGTTCGGAAGCCGTGAGGCGCATATGGCTGTCTGCGCCCTCGCCCGCGACACTCTGCTTAGAAGCGTCAAGCTCGCCGAGGAACACGGGTTCAAGGTTCTGCACGGCATAGTAGATTGTCTATGGATTTGGCGGAGAGATGCGTCGGAGGAGGATTATAGAGCGTTTGGTGAGGCGCTGGAGAAGAGGCTGGGGCTGCCGGTTGGGTATGAGGGCACGTTCAAGTGGATAGCTTTCCTCGACTCCCGCACCAGCCCCGGCAGACCTGTCAACAACAGATACTTCGGCGCATACGTCGACGGCAGAATCAAGTGCAGAGGGGTCGAGGCACGGAGAAGAGATACTCCGCCGCTGGTGCGCAGAATGCAGCAGGAGCTTCTCACCAAGCTGGCCGAGGTTTGTTCGCCGCGGGATGTGCCGCAGAAGCTCGAGGAATGTCATGAAATTTTCAAGAGGTATCTGCGCATGGTTTACCTCGGCAGTGTCGGCGTCGAGGAGCTGGCTGTGACGAGGAGTGTGTCAGGGCCTGTGGAGAGCTATGGTAGACGAATTAAGCACGTGGAGGCGGCCAAGATGCTGAAGCAGATGGGGGCCTCTGTTTCACCGGGCCAATCGGTCAGCTACGTGGTTAAACACGGTGCAGGCGTTCCGCTGCAGCTTATCCGCGGCAGGGACTATGATGAGGAATATTATGTAGAATTTCTGCGGCGAGGTTATGAAACGGTTGTCTCGCCTTTCTCTACTCTGTTTCAGCGGAGCTGGGAAGCGCCATAA